The Hyla sarda isolate aHylSar1 chromosome 2, aHylSar1.hap1, whole genome shotgun sequence genome includes the window TGCGGCGACCTGACATGTTTTTCATgtccggatgactggcggccgcggtccggatctggaccgcggtccaccagttgagtacccctgtacTAGAAGTACCACATAGTTGCTTGGGAGTTCATAGTAAAACCCCACCCTTGCATAAAGGGGTGGCTTACTGTTAATTTAACTCTGCTATACTTTTAATTGTCATGTGTACCGAGTTTCATTGAAATAACTCCAGCCATTTGGAGTTATGCtggaatgtacatacacactatatatatatatatatatatatatatatatatatatatatatatttgtgtgtgtaatgtcccagtacaggacatggtcctgcactgcaGTTAGGCCctttcaggttgagtccctcggtgacTTGGGGGCATCCCTGCAGGGTCTCTCCTGCTGTTTTTATAATGTTATTTACCCTACCTTATATTTAGTCAGTGTCTTAATGTATAGCTAATCTAAAGGACCTTTCAGATTGTCACATGTTATgctgtcacatgatgttacccagagagcaccagcttaacctatgacccgcagtttgaccaatgggccttagtccccaccccccactataaaaaggggtggccattacaattcactcctcTTTGAgatcagtctttactgagaccagcaaccaccagagagcTCAGTGCaagtgaccagcatctggaaagccacaaagctacagtcattccagtaagtcaaaagtctatgcctGTTGTCACTACaattagtcaagtcctgcatatagtcaagcctcaagataattgtctcaagtctattacaagtataattggtcccagcaagctgtgaggtccttctgggttcctggccacctctctgggaatctggcctagctgtgaagataattccatctgtcttaactcagtaaagcctttgttaaaccataactggttgtggactctcctttccttaactaaccattggaatagtggagataccgtttgtgtggttccggtaccaaaaaccactctggcatcacgaacactaggggttaataacatcttgccccaggggttaataacatctggccccaccacctacaccgctacacctgtggtcccgccatgcaccggtggtccaccacatatAATGGCTAGCATCAGATCCATTGTATGATGATACAATAATTATCAGTGAAGTTTAAAACAAGAATATAAGGGAAATATTGTATAATGAACAATCTGTTTAAATCTAGCTGGTAATAATCTGTAAAACTTTAGAATTTTTTAGTTAGCTGAAGCTTTAAATCTGCACCTAACCCAAGtttccaaataaataaataaaaacattgcaTTAATTAATTAGTcatgagcatatatatatatatatatatatatatatatatatatatattctttttttttttttttttttttaattctcaccTGCGATCTGATTTCCTTGCAAGTAAAGATGCTGCAAGCTAGTGCTAACTGGTGGTATACGATGAAGTTGGTTATAAGATAGGTCTAGCTCCACAAAACTGCTGGTGTTGAATGTAGTTCCGGACAACCCATCACTGGTGAGTCTGTTGTGTGAGATTCTAACATACTGTAGCTTTGGATAGGCTTTGAAGTAATCGCTTGGCACAGAGCTCAGTTGATTGTACTCTAAATATATCTGCTcaatagaatctggaagggagtCCGGTAGTCTGCGGAGTTGATTGTTGCTAAGGTCCAAGTGCACCAAAGACTTAAGACCTCTAAGTGAGTGCCCCACTTCTTGAATCTGGTTTTCGTGAAGATACAGAGCGGTTAAATTTTCCAACCCTTCCAAGGCATTTGTGGGAACTCTGTTTATCTGATTAGCGGACAGGTGTAGTTCACGAAGTGAGCGAGGCAGGCCACTAGGAATGCGGGTCAAATTATTGTTTTGCATATAAAGTCTCTCCAACCCTCGAAGCTTAGAGAAAATCTTTCTGCCAACTTTATCACTTAAAATCTGGTTCCCATGCAGAGCCAACCACACTAGTCCAGTGGCATTGTCAAAAGCACCATCTGGAATAGCAGTTATCTGGTTGTTCTGGAAATAGGCATATTTAACACGAGATGGAACATAAGGTAAATATTTCAGATTGCGTCCATCACAGTACATAGCAGTTGGAAAACTTGGGGGGCACTCACACTCCTGAGGACAGTCACTGACAAATGGTCTTGGAGGATCTGGACCCTCATAATCATAAGAGGGACCATAGCTATACTGTGGACTGCTGTACTGCTGACTGTGCAAATAGGCAATCCACCAATGGGAATCATATTCATAATATTGTGAAAATGAGACATCACAGAGGGAGACCAAAATAATAATAGcaaggaacttcattttggaaacCTTAGGGAGGAAAAGTAAAAAAGCTTTACTTGACACAGAGGTTGTTTTTACATTGTATCAGAATATTTGTATATAAAAGGCATATACTACTAACTTGACCTATGAGATCAGTAGTGTCAGAATATGTGCTGATGTTTAAGGAAGAGACTTTTGTTATTAGGAATACATATTTAAAGTTTGTATTGTAGTATACATAGAAGAAGGCAAATAGGTTAGCTAGCATTTCCTTGTGTATTTAATGTTTTATTAGCAAATACTCTCATTCTGACCATTGACAGATATTAAGATTTGCAGCAACTTTAAAGTTATGTTTCAATTTGAATGACAAATGTGATAGTAATAATTTATAATGGCTTTACAATGGAATAGATTTATAAATATTAAACCTGGAATAATGAAATGTAATGACTTATTTGCATATTAACACAATATTCTATTATAGTGAAATAAATGATAATCTATTTACCTTTTGTGTCGGTACCTTCAGTCTAGTAGGTTGTGGCAAGCTGAGTCTTTAGGTGCGATGCAGATCTAACTGCTGTTTTATTCTGTATGCTGTAAATACAGAACAGGGGTGTATGTGAGTCCAAAAATTGATGTCTTCCTAAGGCCACCAAGCAATTTCTTCTCTTCTTCTCTGTAACCCCCTTGTCTTCTCTCCAcactttattttttgcttaggaaaaAGAAAATACTTTCCTCTCTCTTAGCTGtactctttttttctcctttcctcTGTCACACTCTCTCTTCTCTCCTTTCTGATGAGCTTCTTCCCGTGTTTCTATGTGGTGTTTATGGAAATTGAGACCTGGGATGAAAATGGAAGTTTTCCTCCATCCCCTGCCAATTACAACCTTCATTTGTAACTTCTGTGTGGCTCCTCCTTGTCTCCTGCCCTCAACAGTGCTGCCAGTTATTCTCATGCAATGAGGCCCTCTTAAAATGTCTGCATGCCATAGTGCAGCATAGCAAAGACTTAACTGTAACCTTCCCCGTAATCTTTTCTCAGGATTTTCACAGTTGGATTTTTGTATTTGAAGtcacaattattttttgtaaaaaatgacCAATTAAATTTTGAAAGACCCCTGTCACTTTTGTATCTGTATTTGATTATTGTATAAAATGTTGGCTTTGTTAACAGTAGTGCCATGGCTTTTGTTCATAGCATGACTGTGACAGCTATGCAAACAAATCATTCTGTTTTGTTCTTGCTGTCATAAATTcctctaaattaaaggggtacgccgttggaaaacattttttttaaatcaactggtgccacaaagtagggttgtcccgataccattttttttaagaatgAGTACgaataccgatactttaattctagtactcaccaataccaagtacaagtactttttatttaaagggaatctgacaccagggtgacccggtttctggcgctgtttaccgtatgatatgtggttccttgttgtgtacaatggaggcggctgctgtaatatgagccaagatttctctcttctccattggacagaacagggaatttgcattggcgg containing:
- the FMOD gene encoding fibromodulin, which gives rise to MKFLAIIILVSLCDVSFSQYYEYDSHWWIAYLHSQQYSSPQYSYGPSYDYEGPDPPRPFVSDCPQECECPPSFPTAMYCDGRNLKYLPYVPSRVKYAYFQNNQITAIPDGAFDNATGLVWLALHGNQILSDKVGRKIFSKLRGLERLYMQNNNLTRIPSGLPRSLRELHLSANQINRVPTNALEGLENLTALYLHENQIQEVGHSLRGLKSLVHLDLSNNQLRRLPDSLPDSIEQIYLEYNQLSSVPSDYFKAYPKLQYVRISHNRLTSDGLSGTTFNTSSFVELDLSYNQLHRIPPVSTSLQHLYLQGNQIAEFTVKSFCTHVDITSFSQLQILRLDGNEIQSNSIPPDTPLCLRNADIINM